A single region of the Gasterosteus aculeatus chromosome 1, fGasAcu3.hap1.1, whole genome shotgun sequence genome encodes:
- the srpra gene encoding signal recognition particle receptor subunit alpha, giving the protein MLDFFTIFSKGGIVLWCFQGAGVTESFTGPVNALIRSVILQERTGNNSYNHEGLSLKYKLDNEFELIFVVGFQKILTLTYVDKFIDDIQLHFRDRYKNELEQKGALRLINSSFQFEDDFRVLLREAEESSRARGPDRMRSFKESEKSQKTVKSMIETKGGEKVKEPGGKKNKNTKKEAPAAVPVVVDQVKAPSAGHKAVENGNQGYTAEEIIQKNREEFIRRRTVAPPEKATKSPKPQKPKEKQMRVWDMGGSSTKALDYSGSNGDNSENGGKQNQDAQIDLGMQLSSMKGELPSVDYESSEEEEEEEAEEAERVVDNKTIKKISNSKSGGFGGMFGMLKGLVGSKSLSREDMESVLEKMKDHLIAKNVAADIAYQLCDSVAKKLEGKVMGTFTTVASTVKLALQDSLVQILQPKRRVDILRDVMEAQNQRRPFVVTFCGVNGVGKSTNLAKISFWLIENGFTVLIAACDTFRAGAVEQLRTHQRRLNSLHPPEQHGGRPMVQLYEKGYGKDAAGIAMEAIAYARNQAFDVVLVDTAGRMQDNAPLMTALAKLIAVNMPDLVLFVGEALVGNEAVDQLVKFNQALADNSMTEKPRLIDGIVLTKFDTIDDKVGAAISMTYITGQPIVFVGTGQTYNDLRSLNARAVVSALMKA; this is encoded by the exons ATGCTAGACTTCTTCACCATCTTCAGCAAAGGGGGGATAGTGCTGTGGTGTTTCCAGGGAGCCGGGGTCACGGAATCCTTCACCGGGCCTGTCAACGCTTTGATCCGCTCCGTAATCCTCCAG GAGCGCACCGGGAACAATTCCTACAACCACGAGGGCCTCAGTCTGAAATACAAACTCGACAATGAGTTCGAGTTGATTTTTGTG GTGGGCTTTCAAAAGATCCTGACGCTGACGTACGTGGACAAATTCATAGATGACATCCAGCTCCATTTTCGGGATCGTTATAAGAATGAGCTGGAGCAAAAGGGGGCCCTGAGGCTAATCAACAGCAGCTTTCAGTTTGAGGATGACTTCCGGGTGCTTCTCAG AGAggcggaggagagcagcagagctcGGGGCCCCGACCGCATGCGAAGCTTTAAGGAGTCCGAGAAATCCCAAAAAACTGTGAAGTCTATGATCGAGACCAAGGGAGGGGAAAAGGTCAAGGAACCGGGTGgcaagaagaataaaaataccaaaaagGAGG ctcctgcagctgtgcCTGTCGTAGTGGATCAAGTGAAGGCGCCGTCCGCCGGGCACAAGGCGGTTGAGAATGGTAACCAGGGCTACACTGCTGAGGAGATCATACAGAAGAACCGCGAGGAATTCATTCGCAGGCGCACGGTGGCTCCCCCTGAGAAAGCCAC TAAGTCCCCAAAACCGCAGAAGcccaaagagaagcagatgCGCGTTTGGGACATGGGCGGCAGCAGCACCAAGGCGCTGGACTACAGCGGAAGCAACGGAGATAACTCCGAGAATGGTGGCAAACAGAACCAGGATGCACAAATTGACCTG GGAATGCAGCTGAGCTCCATGAAGGGTGAGCTGCCGTCTGTGGACTACGAGtccagtgaggaagaggaggaggaggaggcggaggaagcGGAGAGGGTGGTTGACAATAAAACAATCAAGAAAAT CTCCAACTCCAAGAGTGGTGGTTTTGGGGGCATGTTTGGGATGCTGAAGGGCCTGGTGGGCTCCAAGAGCCTGAGCCGAGAGGACATGGAGTCGGTactggagaagatgaaggaccaCCTCATCg CGAAGAATGTAGCAGCCGACATCGCCTACCAGCTCTGTGACTCAGTAGCCAAAAAACTGGAGGGCAAAGTCATGGGCACATTCACCA ctgtggcCTCGACAGTAAAGCTGGCCCTGCAGGACTCGTTGGTGCAGATCCTGCAGCCCAAGCGAAGGGTGGACATCCTGAGAGACGTCATGGAGGCGCAGAACCAGCGGCGGCCTTTCGTCGTTACTTTCTGCGGCGTCAATGGGGTCGGAAAGTCCACCAACCTGGCCAAG ATCTCCTTCTGGCTGATAGAGAACGGCTTCACGGTGCTGATCGCGGCCTGCGACACGTTCCGCGCCGGCGCCGTGGAGCAGCTCCGCACTCACCAGCGCCGCCTGAACTCCCTGCACCCCCCCGAGCAGCACGGGGGGCGCCCGATGGTCCAGCTCTATGAGAAGGGCTACGGCAAGGATGCCGCCGGGATCGCCATGGAGGCCATCGCCTACG CCCGCAACCAGGCCTTCGACGTGGTGCTGGTGGACACGGCCGGGCGCATGCAGGACAACGCGCCGCTCATGACCGCCCTGGCCAAGCTCATCGCGGTCAACATGCCCGACCTCGTGCTGTTTGTCGGAGAGGCTCTGGTGGGCAACGAGGCGGTCGACCAGCTG gtcaaGTTCAACCAGGCTCTGGCCGACAACTCCATGACAGAAAAGCCTCGCCTCATCGACGGAATCGTGCTCACCAAGTTTGACACCATCGACGACAAG gtcGGCGCTGCCATCTCCATGACTTACATCACCGGACAGCCCATCGTGTTTGTGGGCACGGGGCAGACCTACAACGACCTGCGTAGCCTCAACGCCCGCGCCGTGGTCAGCGCCCTTATGAAGGCCTGA